The Babylonia areolata isolate BAREFJ2019XMU chromosome 22, ASM4173473v1, whole genome shotgun sequence genome contains a region encoding:
- the LOC143296968 gene encoding uncharacterized protein LOC143296968, which produces MDCQLSITDGDNNSLTMTKEFAVLPLDESGDGTKMLRFMSSASVVGKGSDKVNGKDNVPETTNPRATEPAKDMNEVSSYVETTVEVCVKMVVSRKYITNTVDSKTGQVISCNVTTEEDPPTILNVHTYKTPTDLTQPPSATCPVTVQPLPTNSVSTPTSAVKRRPGRPRKCPPSLTHMSQPKTPFSGKRSDPAKKDNPSVSAEILTGEAAETSVESDISKANYVDRSEDTGEADKKAENKPIVSAPQQASSKVSPGKQKPDKHKASASVKRRPGRPSRVIKKPRKYLDDYDEEFFKSESVEMPEDNNKKEDSDDGEEGTTEDKDKEEGGEEEAAEAVEEGMEKTEEVTEGEEGGEEQRTECPKCGKKFSNPSSCHRHILKDQCSQNHQCGFCDKLFDTRALLESHVESHRDQESQNTFRCADCNRTYATRNGYLKHKRQGTCYKRDVFHEDGTQGEFECPLCRVRFTTDKLLELHKEKVHENPNNEFKCPDCNRVFYSKLGFTKHVAKKSCTQPHECKVCGKKYSNKAKESFKSHMRYHLAETSGVQFQCEDCGRVYMTDMALRKHRLTSHSGLRPYKCSTCSKTFPMRYMVRDHERSHTGEKPFLCNLCGTSFSNRGHLYRHMRSHSLGTLHKRGRPRKYPLVSRSVLLKLKDGGEMGGQGAIEADLGEREGGPTGGSELGVVEIKTDPLQSDAVVQEDMGSLGAGPTYITVHTIDGQLGDPAATQGIIGEGQLQHVVMETPDGMPDNMVLQVIRDLTGATTVYQHITEQSAAAASTETVLTQPPQIIMSAAAPPQPGGSQQTLVVEPGVTDSMNHQPVVTAQLTQSDSQHQQQYIVATSQTPVSQTLS; this is translated from the exons ATGGACTGCCAGTTATCCATTACTGATGGAGATAACAACAGTCTGACGATGACAAAAGAGTTTGCTGTTCTGCCGTTGGATGAAAGTGGAGATGGAACTAAAATGCTTCGTTTCATGTCCTCTGCATCTGTTGTTGGCAAAGGATCAG ACAAGGTGAATGGAAAAGACAATGTGCCAGAGACAACAAACCCAAGAGCAACCGAGCCAGCCAAAGACATGAACGAAGTATCCTCATATGTGGAGACAACAGTGGAAGTGTGTGTCAAGATGGTGGTCAGTCGAAAGTACATCACCAATACGGTTGATTCAAAAACAGGCCAAGTCATCAGTTGTAATGTTACAACG GAAGAAGACCCACCCACCATCCTTAACGTCCATACCTACAAGACTCCCACAGACCTCACCCAACCACCGTCTGCCACTTGCCCAGTTACAGTCCAGCCCTTGCCCACAAACTCTGTGTCCACCCCGACATCTGCTGTGAAAAGAAGACCAGGACGACCCAGAAAATGCCCTCCTTCTCTCACCCATATGTCCCAGCCTAAAACACCTTTTTCAGGTAAACGGTCTGATCCTGCCAAGAAAGATAACCCTTCTGTTTCTGCAGAGATACTAACAGGAGAGGCAGCAGAAACGTCTGTGGAAAGTGACATCAGTAAAGCAAACTATGTGGACAGGTCTGAGGACACAGGGGAAGCTGACAAAAAGGCTGAAAATAAACCCATCGTTTCTGCTCCTCAGCAAGCCTCATCAAAGGTTTCCCCTGGCAAACAGAAACCAGACAAGCACAAAGCTTCTGCGTCTGTCAAACGTAGACCAGGACGACCATCCCGGGTTATCAAGAAACCCCGGAAATATCTTGATGATTACGATGAGGAATTCTTCAAATCAGAGTCTGTTGAAATGcccgaagacaacaacaaaaaggaggaCTCTGATGATGGGGAAGAAGGTACAACAGAGGATAAAGataaggaggaagggggagaggaggaggcagCGGAAGCAGTGGAAGAGGGCATGGAGAAGACGGAGGAGGTgacagaaggggaggagggtggggaagagcAGAGGACAGAATGCCCGAAGTGTGGGAAGAAGTTCAGCAACCCTTCCTCCTGTCACCGACACATCCTCAAGGACCAGTGCAGCCAGAACCATCAGTGTGGGTTCTGCGACAAACTGTTTGA CACACGAGCCCTACTGGAGAGCCACGTGGAAAGCCACCGTGACCAGGAAAGTCAGAACACCTTTCGCTGCGCTGACTGTAACCGTACGTACGCCACGCGTAACGGTTACCTCAAGCACAAGCGGCAGGGGACGTGTTACAAGCGCGATGTGTTCCATGAGGATGGCACGCAGGGGGAGTTTGAATGTCCCCTTTGTCGTGTGAGGTTCACCACTGATAAGCTGTTGGAGCTGcacaaagagaaa GTGCATGAAAACCCCAACAATGAGTTCAAGTGTCCTGACTGCAACCGTGTGTTCTACAGTAAGCTGGGATTCACCAAGCACGTGGCCAAAAAGTCTTGCACTCAGCCCCACGAGTGCAAAGTATGTGGCAAAAAATACTCCAATAAGGCTAAGGAGAGCTTCAAGTCCCATATGAG GTATCATCTGGCCGAGACATCAGGAGTTCAGTTCCAGTGTGAAGACTGTGGGCGGGTGTACATGACGGACATGGCGCTCCGGAAGCATCGCCTGACCTCACACTCGGGCCTGCGACCTTACAAGTGCAGCACCTGCTCCAAGACTTTCCCCATGCGCTACATGGTGCGCGACCACGAGAGgtcacacacag GAGAGAAGCCGTTCCTGTGCAACCTGTGCGGCACTTCTTTCAGTAACCGTGGACACCTGTACCGCCACATGCGTTCACACTCTCTGGGCACCCTCCACAAGCGAGGCCGTCCGCGCAAGTACCCCCTTGTCTCCCGCTCCGTCCTCCTGAAGCTGAaggatgggggagagatgggggggcagggggcgattGAGGCAGacctgggggagagggagggagggccaaCAGGGGGGTCGGAGCTTGGGGTGGTGGAGATAAAGACAGACCCTCTGCAGTCAGACGCAGTGGTTCAGGAGGACATGGGCTCTCTAGGGGCGGGGCCCACCTACATCACTGTGCACACTATCGACGGCCAGCTGGGCGACCCCGCCGCCACCCAGGGCATCATCGGGGAAGGACAGCTGCAGCACGTCGTCATGGAAACCCCGGACGGCATGCCGGACAACATGGTGCTACAGGTGATTCGGGACCTCACCGGCGCCACCACGGTGTACCAGCACATCACGGAGCAGTCTGCTGCCGCGGCATCAACAGAGACCGTCCTGACTCAACCCCCGCAGATCATCATGTCGGCAGCGGCGCCGCCCCAGCCAGGGGGCAGTCAACAGACACTGGTGGTGGAGCCAGGGGTGACGGACAGCATGAACCACCAGCCTGTAGTGACTGCACAGCTGACACAGAGTGAcagtcagcatcagcagcagtacaTTGTTGCCACTTCACAGACTCCTGTCAGCCAGACTTTGTCCTGA
- the LOC143296946 gene encoding uncharacterized protein LOC143296946 produces MATTQGVPTTPLTPLFTPQGANNTTTGRPPSFPFAVLNAAFLSVKIGSSIEAILIIVFNTALFVVIVSSVSLRKQMRYQLVLSLVVNNLIVGILSAPFTVDYIVRKAWVHDCYFSIIRHLLTIFVQDFVSMWGLVLILLHYLARLLRYEGPAWLVRLPSWLLKTLPALIVASPWMVAAVLQTSLMFLGMHPQALAALGQGRCPLVMQTWSYYFFSFTCFFFPAVILLTLVVLIVVRGKDSSSPGSGGGGEMGTCLVGKREMEGRTGHVVAAVCALLTTGPPVLFYGLRLYVQASAAVVIIGGVVMMLVNELLPVVLVAVWVLMFPEVQERAWELAGRLLPCCAARFRRHGPPPGTSPSSSAAASVTSVSFRNLTDE; encoded by the coding sequence ATGGCAACGACCCAGGGGGTTCctaccaccccactcaccccgcTGTTCACTCCGCAGGGGGCGAACAACACGACGACAGGGAGGCCGCCCTCGTTCCCCTTCGCTGTGCTGAACGCAGCGTTCCTCAGCGTGAAAATCGGCAGTTCCATTGAAGCCATACTCATCATAGTCTTCAACACTGCCCTCTTCGTTGTCATCGTCAGCTCAGTGTCTTTGAGGAAGCAGATGAGGTACCAGCTGGTGCTGAGTCTGGTGGTCAACAACCTCATCGTGGGCATCCTCAGCGCGCCCTTCACGGTGGATTACATCGTCCGTAAGGCCTGGGTGCACGACTGTTACTTCAGCATCATCCGCCACCTGCTGACTATCTTCGTGCAGGACTTTGTGTCCATGTGGGGGCTGGTGCTGATCTTGCTGCACTACCTGGCTCGCTTGCTCAGGTACGAGGGCCCCGCGTGGCTCGTGCGTCTCCCGTCCTGGCTGCTGAAGACACTGCCGGCGCTGATCGTGGCGTCCCCGTGGATGGTGGCGGCGGTCCTGCAGACGTCGCTCATGTTCCTGGGCATGCACCCCCAGGCCTTGGCCGCGCTGGGCCAGGGGCGCTGTCCCCTGGTCATGCAGACCTGGAGCTACTACTTCTTCAGCTTCACCTGTTTCTTCTTCCCGGCCGTCATCCTCCTCACCCTCGTCGTCCTCATCGTGGTCAGAGGCAAAGACTCCTCTTCCCCAGGCAGTGGCGGCGGCGGGGAGATGGGGACGTGTttggtggggaagagggagatggagggcaGAACGGGTCACGTGGTGGCGGCGGTGTGTGCCCTCCTGACGACCGGCCCCCCGGTGCTGTTCTACGGGCTGCGGCTGTACGTGCAGGCTTCCGCTGCCGTGGTCATCATCGGcggggtggtgatgatgctagTCAACGAGTTGCTGCCCGTGGTTCTGGTCGCCGTGTGGGTGCTGATGTTCCCCGAGGTCCAGGAGCGGGCCTGGGAGCTGGCGGGGCGTCTGCTGCCGTGCTGCGCTGCCCGCTTCCGGCGTCATGGCCCCCCTCCCGGGACGTCCCCCTCCTCTTCTGCTGCTGCCTCTGTCACGTCCGTGTCTTTCCGGAACTTGACGGATGAATAG